The genomic segment CTTTGAACAGCTGTTCAATGAATCGAGTTCAGTGTTCCGGCTGGGGTCAAAGGGCGGGGGGGCACGCCCCTGTGGACGTGCCCCCCCGCGCGTGTGGGTAGTGTTATTCCGACTTCTCGGTCTGGCCCTCGGCCGCGCCCGTTCCGTCCTGCTGGGCCGCGCCCTGCTCGGTGCCGCCCTCGCCGTCGGTCTGGGTGCCCTCGGTAGTCTCAGGGGTGCTCTCGGCCTGGGCCGACCCACCCGCCGTCAGCCCGGCGAGTGCCTGCTGGAGGCCGCGCTCGCGCACCATGCTGATGTAGTAGGCGTTCAGGCCGTTCGGCCCGAGCTGGCTCTGAAGCTGCTGGGGGGTCAGGTTGTTGGCCTGCGCGAGCGCCGTCATGGTCTGGCTGAACTCGGCGTCGCTGACCTGCACGTTCAGGTCCTCGGCGAGGCGCTCGAGGGCGAGGTCGCGGCGAACACGGCTCTCGGCGTTCTTGGCGAGGTCGGCCATGAACTCGTCGAGCTTGCCCTGCTCCTGCATGAAGGTCTCGTACTCGCCCCACTTCACGCCCTGGCGGCCGAGGTCGTCCTTGATCTCCTCGAGCATCGCGTCGCGGCGGCGGTCGAGCAGCGCCTGGGGAATCTCGACCTGCATCCCGGAGACGAGGTGCTCGATAAACTCCTCGCGGCGGGCAGCTTCGCCCTCCTGACGGGCGCGGCGCTCCAGTTCGGCCTTGAGGTCGGTGCGCAGGCGGTCGAGCGACTCGAAGTTCAGCGACTTGGCGAACTCGTCGCCCAGCTCCTGAAGCTGCTTGGTCTGCACGCCCTGCACCCGCACGCGGACGGTGTGCTCGGGGTGCTCGTGGTCGCCGTGTTGGTGGGCGGGCACAGTGATCTCGACCTCGTCGCCGACGTTCTTGCCGATGAGGGCGTCACGCACGTGCGCCTCGGCCACGTCGAGGTAGACGGGGTAGGACCCGCCGTCGCCCTCGCCAAGTTCCTCGATGGTGACCTGGTCGGTCGCCTCGATGGGACGCTCCACGGTCTGGAAGGTCGCGTTGCGCTCCTGCAGATCGGAGAGGGTGCGCTCCAGCACCTCGTCGGTGATCTCGGGGGCCGCCGCCGTGAGCTGCGCCGAGCGCCAGTCGCCCAGGGTAACTTCCGGGTAGGTCTCGCCGCGCACCGTGAAGGTGAAGCTCTGGCCGCTCTGGAGGGTGCCGGGGTCGATCTGCGCGTCGACGAGGTTGAGCTTCAGCTCGCGGGCGGCCTGCGGATAGTGGGCCTGCAGCAGGCGGTCGCGCACTTCCTGCTCGACGTAGCCCTTGCCCACGCGGCCTTCGAGCACCTTGCGGGGCGCCTTGCCGGGACGGAAGCCGGGCACGCGCACGTCGCGCGCGAGGCCCGCCCACACCTGTTCGTAGGCGCGGTTGACCTCGGCGGCGGGCACCGCCACCTGAAACTGCACCTTGTTGCCTTCCTTGCTGATCAGCTCTGCCATTGCGTCTCCCTGTTCGGCTGCCTGCCTCCCGGCTCCGCGCGGGTCTGCCCGCGTGTGCCCTGGAGGGGGCGGCCTTCCTCGTGTGTGCCGGTGCCGCTCCGCGTTCCGCTGGAGATGAAGCGCGGCGGCGGGCACGCGACATGCCGCCGCGCATCATAGAGCCTCGCGCACCTTTCGCGCGAGGGTCCACGGGCGCGGGGCAGGCGGGCGCGGCGCGAAAGAACTCCCCCGCCGCAGCGGGGGAGGCCAGCTCTTTGGTGCGAGGAAAGGGACTTGAACCCTCACTCCCTACGGGAACCAGATCCTAAGTCTGGTGCGTCTACCAGTTCCGCCATCCCCGCGCACCACAAAGAAAATCCCGGGAACCGCACCTGGCAGCTCCCGGGGGGTTGGGGTGGATTATGGGACTTGAACCCACGGCCTCCGCTTCCACAGAGCGGCGCTCTAACCAACTGAGCTAAACCCACCGCACGCGCCGCTTTCGCAGGCCCACACATCTTAGACGCGCCAGGGCGGGGTGTCAATCCGGGCGTGCCCTGCCCCGTTCCCCGCGCTAGCCTGTTCCCCACCTATGAACTTCACCCTGCCCGAGGACCTGCGGGACATGCAGGCGGCCGTGCGCGACTTCATGCTGGCGGTGGTCGAGCCGCGTGCCCGCGAGATCGAGGACACCAACCGGGTGCCGCCCGAGCTGATGCGCGGCGCCGCCGAGCTGGGGCTGTTCGGCCTGAGCATTCCCGAGGAGTACGGTGGGGTGGGGCTGGGCGCCCTGGGCCGCTGCGCCGTGTACGAGGCAATGGGGCAGGGGCACATGGGCTTCGGCGGGGTCATCAGCGCCCACGCGAGCATCGGCACGAGCGGGCTGGTCCGGCTGGGCACCGAGGAGCAGAAACGGCGCTTCCTGCCGCGCATGGCGAGCGGCGAGTGCATCGCGGGCTTTGCGATCACCGAACCGTCGAGCGGGTCGGACGCCGCCAACATCCGGACCAAGGCCGAGCGGCGGGGCGACGTGTACGTGCTGAACGGCACCAAGCACTACATCTCCAATGCGCCCATCGCGGGGCTGCTCACGGTCATCGCGGTGACGGACCCGGCGCGGGGCACGCGCGGCATGAGTGCCTTTCTGGTCGAGCCGCAGGGCACGCCCGGCATCACGATCGGCAAGATCGACGAGAAGATGGGGCAAAAGGGTGCCCTCTCCGCCGAAGTCATCTTCGAGGACGCCGAGATTCCCGCCGCGAACCTCCTCGGCCCCGAGCATCTGGGGTACCGCGAGGCGCTGGGCATCCTGACGAACGGGCGGGTGGGCATCGCCGCGCGGTCCACAGGCGCCATGCAGCGGCTGCTGGATCTCTCGGTGGCGCACGCCAAGACCCGCGAGCAGTTCGGCCAGCCCATCGCGGAGTTCCAGGCCGTGCAGTTCATGCTGGCCGAGATGGAGGTCGCCATCCAGACCTCGCGCCTGTTGTGGCAGAAAGTCGCCTGGATGGTGGAACAGGGGCAGGACGTGCGCCGCATGGCGTCCGTCGCCAAGCTGCACGCGACTGAGATGCTCTCGCAGGTGGCCGACAAAGCCGTGCAGGTCGCCGGGGGCATGGGCTACATGAAGGACTCGCCCGTGGAGCGGTACTACCGCGACCAGCGGCTGCTGCGGATTTATGAAGGCACCAGCGAGATTCAGAAGCTGATCATCGCTCGGGACCTGCTGGCCTAGGCCTCCAGCTCCATCAGCCACCAGCGCAGGAACTCCGGCAGCCGCTCGCGCCACGCGGGTTCGTCGTGCCAGTGGCCCTCCCCGACCGTCAGGCGCACCTCAGCCACTTTCGGGCGCAGGCGGGAGGCGAGGTCGTGGGTCAGACTCACGAGGGCGGCGGCGCTTTCCAGGCTGTCGCCCTCGTGGTCGCCCATGTCGAGCCACACGCGGGCGTGGGGGTCGGCGCGGCCTTCCAGCCAGCGCAGGAAGGCGAAGTCGGCGGGCCAGATCGCGGGGCTGAACACGCCGAGGGTGCCGTAGGTGCTGGGGTGACGCAGCCCCGCGTAGGCGGTGATCAGCCCGCCGAAGGAGGACCCGGCCAGCGCGACCCGCTGGGGCGGCACGGGGCCGAACCGCTCCCGCAGGTGCGGCAGCAACGTGCCCCGCAGCCAGTCGGCGTACTCGTCCGCACCGGACTCGAAGCCGTTCAGCTCGAAGGCGAAGGGCACGTAGCGGCGGCTGCGCTCCTCGTTCACGGGGAGGGCGGCGATGCGGCAGGGGAAGCCCGCGTCGGCCAGCGCCTGAGCGGCCCCCGCCGCGTCCCAGCTCTCGCCCGCAAAAGAGGGTCCCTCGTCGAACACGTTCTGGCCGTCGTGCAGGATCAGCAGCGGCAGGTTGCCCTCCGCCCCCTGGGGCCACCACAGCCGCACGGGTTGCTCGCCCCAGGGGGCCGCGAGCGCGACCGTCTCGCGCGGGGGGGCACTGCGGGCGGGGCGGCCCCGGCCCCCCTGCCCGTCCTGCCAGCCTGCCACCGGAAGGTCGAGGGTGGTGTCCCCATGCACCACGAGCCGGTGGGCCGGGGCGCGGCCTCCCCAGGCGTCCCCCTCCTCGGTGACGGTGCCGTCCGGAGACAGCGCCCTCACCTTCACGTTCAGCAGCGCCCCCTGGGGCAACTCGGCGGTGAGCGTCCCATCCGGGCCAAAGGTCCAGCCCTCCGGCTCGTCGCTCCAGCCCCGGTGCGTCCCGGTCAGGAAGAGGACGGCCCCCGGCGTGGGGGGTGGGGTGTGCAGCCGGAAGAGGACACGGGGCATGGCCCCCAGTATGCCCACACTTCCCATGAAGGCCGCTTCAGCTCTCCGTGAGGCCGCTGTCAGCCGGGCGGGCGTAGGATTTTGGCGTGGTGGACGGGCTTTGCCGACCCTCCGCC from the Deinococcus sp. NW-56 genome contains:
- the tig gene encoding trigger factor codes for the protein MAELISKEGNKVQFQVAVPAAEVNRAYEQVWAGLARDVRVPGFRPGKAPRKVLEGRVGKGYVEQEVRDRLLQAHYPQAARELKLNLVDAQIDPGTLQSGQSFTFTVRGETYPEVTLGDWRSAQLTAAAPEITDEVLERTLSDLQERNATFQTVERPIEATDQVTIEELGEGDGGSYPVYLDVAEAHVRDALIGKNVGDEVEITVPAHQHGDHEHPEHTVRVRVQGVQTKQLQELGDEFAKSLNFESLDRLRTDLKAELERRARQEGEAARREEFIEHLVSGMQVEIPQALLDRRRDAMLEEIKDDLGRQGVKWGEYETFMQEQGKLDEFMADLAKNAESRVRRDLALERLAEDLNVQVSDAEFSQTMTALAQANNLTPQQLQSQLGPNGLNAYYISMVRERGLQQALAGLTAGGSAQAESTPETTEGTQTDGEGGTEQGAAQQDGTGAAEGQTEKSE
- a CDS encoding acyl-CoA dehydrogenase family protein, whose translation is MNFTLPEDLRDMQAAVRDFMLAVVEPRAREIEDTNRVPPELMRGAAELGLFGLSIPEEYGGVGLGALGRCAVYEAMGQGHMGFGGVISAHASIGTSGLVRLGTEEQKRRFLPRMASGECIAGFAITEPSSGSDAANIRTKAERRGDVYVLNGTKHYISNAPIAGLLTVIAVTDPARGTRGMSAFLVEPQGTPGITIGKIDEKMGQKGALSAEVIFEDAEIPAANLLGPEHLGYREALGILTNGRVGIAARSTGAMQRLLDLSVAHAKTREQFGQPIAEFQAVQFMLAEMEVAIQTSRLLWQKVAWMVEQGQDVRRMASVAKLHATEMLSQVADKAVQVAGGMGYMKDSPVERYYRDQRLLRIYEGTSEIQKLIIARDLLA
- a CDS encoding alpha/beta hydrolase, whose translation is MPRVLFRLHTPPPTPGAVLFLTGTHRGWSDEPEGWTFGPDGTLTAELPQGALLNVKVRALSPDGTVTEEGDAWGGRAPAHRLVVHGDTTLDLPVAGWQDGQGGRGRPARSAPPRETVALAAPWGEQPVRLWWPQGAEGNLPLLILHDGQNVFDEGPSFAGESWDAAGAAQALADAGFPCRIAALPVNEERSRRYVPFAFELNGFESGADEYADWLRGTLLPHLRERFGPVPPQRVALAGSSFGGLITAYAGLRHPSTYGTLGVFSPAIWPADFAFLRWLEGRADPHARVWLDMGDHEGDSLESAAALVSLTHDLASRLRPKVAEVRLTVGEGHWHDEPAWRERLPEFLRWWLMELEA